From the Cololabis saira isolate AMF1-May2022 chromosome 24, fColSai1.1, whole genome shotgun sequence genome, the window AGTCAGCTGAAAATGTCCTGCTCAAGCTCTGCAAGAAAACAGATTTCTGAAACTGTTTAATTTTGTCAGTAAAAATGTTGTACAATGTTGTAAACTGCATATATTTTCCTACAGTGAACGTCTCCATAAAGCCAGAGGACAGCTGTCTTCCTACACCTGCAGACCTGCACTGTCACACTCTCCCCGTCATCACACCTGTCCTGCACTCTTACTGCTCATCTCCAACAGGATTCCTGCCTATGAGGTGAGAAAAAACatggactacgtttacatgcagtcaaaattcgggttattgctaatattcaggttactgaaacattctgaatattccgtttccatgcatgagcaaacagggttatccctgtatacatggtaattcatcatttgggatatctccatcaaaacagcgacgcgcggagaacgtcatgacacaattcacgtaatttccgcttcttcttcctgtatccaaattcaaaacaaatgctgcttcgtgcaacttttcgctcaccttcttgtaaatctcgctatccccgtactttctaccatctacaaatgccaaaatgttcatatccttcattacatttatgaagtgattagtctcctcctcattccaaaagtgtggcgtggtcttgcattTCTCATGTTTGTaagtcctggactcaaaagaccaagattccttgcgaacagagcatgcgcagaaaacaagtTCCTGTTccatttgatggggatattccatttggtgtttacatgaccaaatattcggattatgaaaggagtaacccagggctcatattcgggtttttaaaaaccggaatatgagcaaattcgggttattcaaaggggttattggtgtttacatgcccgtgcaaaaccaggttattgctaatattcgggttttaaaagggttattgatgcatgtaaacatagtcataGTCTAATTGATTGAATCATTGATCAATAGGATACATTGGCATGTATTTCTTTGTGTCCACTCTTCTGTTGTTGATGTAGATGTTGCTGAGCGGTGTGAGAGCCAAGGTGACCGTGGTCCTGTTTGACCACAGAGGGACTCTCTCTGCTCTGTTAGCCCAGGCGGAGAGGGCTATTTCAGGCCAGCCGGTTCAGAGGCTGGGGCTGCTCGCCCCGGGAGGAACACAGGAAGTTCATCTTCTCCTCGGTGAGCTTCATTAATGTGTGGACACATTGCTTACTGATCCATCCACTACCAGCAGCTCATTGTGAATCTTTATTGTTGTgtgaatgttttaaaaatgtctgTCTTTATTCTTTGGCTGCATGAGTTGAGTAATTTTTGATTTGAATGAATCTGACATTAAGTTTATAGTATATTGGACAAATCTCAATCAGTGCAGATTTTAGATTTACATCAGAAGAACCTGTCATacctttttatttctctttgtaAGATACACCAGTTCTCCTACTTTACAGATGTCATATTGATGGTGTGTTCAAACCCAAAAGCACATTTTTGGCTTTTGAAGTGTTTTTGTAGCAGTACACAACATGCAAATATTCAAGGAGGGGTGGGGGTTTTACATCATGGATACCATGAGGTCATTTCTGTGGCTGCATTTCAACTGCtgtggaaatgtttttttgttttttcttttgaaataagGAATTTCAGACTTCAATTTAATAGCAAATGAGTTTGCACTCTTACTGTCTTTAAAAGGAAACATGAAGCCAAAGCAGGAGTAGTTCTTTAACTCCAGAAGTGAGGTGGCCCCCACAGATTAAAATGTGCAacttaaaagcaaaaacaaacaacctGATTGCTTTGGCTGCATACCCACAATCCTTCACTCTGCATGGGCAAGAGCAACACAGACAGAGAAATACAAGTGTACATAAAAGCTACCATGGCCTGAGAGCAGGATGTTCTGGCTGCAGAAACTCTGAATGTTCACAGCTTCAAAGAGTCCTACTCTACACAAACCCAGAGAGTGGCATCGTGCTGACCATGCTTGATCTCAAACCTTACAGGCACTAGTCTATCTGAGACGACCCTGCTGACCCCCGATCACAGGGAATTCTGGGAAAAACTCTGTGGCTGGGTGGCACCAACTCAAGAAGGAGGAGGGATTGATATCTTCTGCCCACTGGCTGCTTCTGGTAGCACATTTGTTAGGACACACAAACACTTTCAATGCCATTAACTCTCGGTAACCACGTGTTTGTGTGCTCTTCATAGTATCAGGAGTTGCTCTCGTCCGCAATCTTTCTACACTGACTGGTCTGGAGGTTTGGACGCCAGTGGGACTTGCAACAGGAAGTTTCCAAGGCAGTGAGTAACCACTTTGTTAGACTTGAAATTAACTGTCAGGCATGATGTGAGGgctacaggattttattatatatttttttcttttctctttctttaaaaaaacccaatctAGTCCTCAGTGAGTGGGCTGCTGCTGATGTGTCTACAGGACTCTCTGAACAGCAGACTGCATGTCCTCCGCAGCAGTACGTGTGCAGCAGCGTGCTGCAGAGCTGGTGCAGACAGGCCCAGTGGATGGAGGAGGCTCTGAGGGAGATGAGGAGCTCCCTGGAGCCACGGCTGCAGGAAGTCGGCCTGCAGGCCAGGGGTCGAGCGCTGGGTGGGTTTCTCTTGCATCCAGATGTGTGCACAGCAAAGATTACTCCTGAATCCTGTAGACTCTGAAGTGTGTTATCTTACTTCTGTAGGTTTTTGTCTGTGGGAGTTGATCTGCCTTGAAGAGCTTTGTGTGTCAAAAGAACTCAGTGAAGCGCTGACAGAAGGTCTCACTGCTCTCACGAGACAAAATGAGGTGCAAAATATCATAAGGCATTTCCTTTATAATGTTTAAATGCCTTGGATCAAGAGAAAATCTAAATGACATGTcattgtaaatgtgtgtgtcttcttcttttctcactCAACTTCAGACCAGACCTGTGGAGTTTCTGTCCATCTTCCTGACAAGGTGGAGTAAAGAAAAGGAGAGACAAGGGAGCAGTGGAGAGGACAAACAGCCAACAGTAGATGATCTGTCACTAGCACAACACGGTTCACGCTCCTGCTCCAGTCCAACACCTGAGCTGCCACTGGTGTGTGCTCTTTGAATTGTCCCACTCAGAGCAGTTTGAAGTCTGCCTAGAAAGTCAAGAAATcatgtctttcttctcctcagACTGTGTTAGACTGGAGAGCTGCAGCTGCAAGGGAGCTACAGCACAGCGAGTGTCTGTATCTGGGGAGACTGAGTGCTGTGCTGAAGGTGCAACTTTGATTATTAGTattatcagtactcgagttgtaaaaaaaaaaatcagggggatggtggattttatcatatggggacagataatttgtgctgattacgaataatataatatattacaaataatagcagtgaccaaaacacctgcagaaatactgcaggaataacatagcagcagttaaatgcagccttctgtaagctttaaatatccactgggattacatcaaatacatcaaaacacaacaataaagaacagttttctgaacttatcaatatgcctctgtccttcacaggataagtaacatggatcactgcaaaaactcaaaatcttaacaagaatatttgtcttatttctagttaaaatgacactcattacacttaaaacaagactcatcactggaaaaaacaacaatgttcacctgtttcaagtagattttcacttgaaataagtagaaaaatctgccagtggaacaagatttttttgcttgtaataagaagataaatcttgtcccactggcagatttttctacttatttcaagtgaaaatttacttgaaacaggtgaaaattgtcaaataagttatttttctggtgttatttttctggcgatgactctaaatgttgaaatagcagtaaaaccacattcattgatgaaatgacataagggatgaaaaggggggatggcagttttacaggggggatgatttggaccgtttttatttcagggaagatgccatcccccctcatcccccctcaactccagtcctGAGTATTATTGGAAATGCTGAGAGACCTTAACATTCAACAAGAGCAAAATTGAATCTCACAAAAAGATACATCAAAGATTAAGAACCACTGTTTAGACACAAAAAGGACTTCCTATTTTACCTGAACCTTCACAATAATTTCACTCATGCATCCCCCTTTGTGCTGAAGGCGTACGAAGAACCTCTTACAGCAGCTCTGAACTCCAACAGAGCCATCGTCAGCTATACCGACGTCCAGATCATCTTCAGCTCTCTGAAGCAAATACTGCAGCTTAACAGGTACACACGTTTGAAGTACTGGTGAGGTGCAGTGTTGTTGTGTGGCTGCAGGGACGCAGTGCAGcagatgtgtttgtgtgcatgctgCAGGGTATTTCATGCAGATTTGCAGACCAggctgcagcagtgggatgtaCATCAGTGTGTTGGAGATGTGTTTCTAAAGCTGTGCtcaaaactgaaagtttacaccAACTATGTCAACAACTACATCACAGCCCTCAACACCATTGACAAGGTAAAGCCGGTATTTGTGTCCTCCTTTCACACTCCTTTCACACTCGTGCAACGATCTACGACACAAGTCTGACAAAGCCAGGCTTTATATGATCATCAACACTTTTTGATCATCTTCAGgctcttttttcatttcattcgaTGCTTTTTCTTccacaaaaaacatcaattaCGCACCTCTTCATTAATTCAGTAAAGAAGCATCTATTTAATTGGAGAGATGTCGGGCCATACTGTCGCTGCAAATAAACAGAAGAAcagaaaattgtataaattagttaaataatatatataccgGCATTTATTATTTAGGGCTCTTTTATTTCATgcggtttatttccagcatcAAAACCAAACATCGGCTCTCTAAtatgttacatttttttaaatttcatacATTTATTAATGGTCTTTGGATCAATTGCATGATTTGTGGACGTAAGAAGTGTTGTTTTTCAAAATCAAAGAGGCATTGAATTAGTTTAAGCCATATGAGCAATAAAAATATGACTTGGCAGCAAATTAGGACCAAACACTTTATGCACCAACTAAATGTTACCAAATTTATTTAGCATGTTCTACCAACTGAATTTTAGATGATTATTGAAGATTGACACTTGGATCAGGTTTAATGGTTGTGAAGTAAATATCAGTGATAAAAAGGATTTTATTTTGGTTCCAGTGTCACATCTACATAGATCGAGTAATTTTGCTCCTTAGCACTGATTTTTCTCTTTAAACATCTATACTAGCATAACCTTGCAAGTACAAAAACTTCATTAAATGTTTGTGTATGTCAGTGCAGGGAAGCTAAACCAGCGTTTCGAGCTTTCCTGAAGAGAGCAGACAGGACTCTTGCGACCCACATGCtgaggtaacacacacacatttgagAATAACTTCATCTGCACCAGTCCGAAGGCTGAATGCTCTGATAaaattatgtgtgtgtgagtgaagcttgcaggagctgctgctgtgTCCCGTATGGAGAATACAGGAGTATGTGACTCTGCTGCAAGCTCTGTCTTTACACACACAACCGCATCACCCGGACCACACACACCTCTGCTCTGCCCTCAGCATGATGCTGCAGTTCTGCCATTTCATAAAAAAGGTAGAATTCAACTCtaggttaaaataaaaaaatgcaaaatggTTCTTTGTGCAGCAATTGAACATAGGTTTTCTTCTGTTCAAGGTAAAGGACAACTCCAAGGCAGATAGTTTAATTCAAGAAACACAGCAAATGATCAAAGGTTGTCCGGTAAGATCAACACAATTCTCTCCTTATTTCACATTTGTTCAAAACCATATAAAACCACCTTTGCTGAAAATATTTCAAGTatcctgtcttttttttttacattttttgagtAGAAGCTGAATGAAGGAA encodes:
- the LOC133424816 gene encoding epithelial cell-transforming sequence 2 oncogene-like, giving the protein MESRVKSSPHSVQRWQLDGPDLPAPPDLRARTRFSSWTPLNHRESNLQLFEERVNLVLHWFDLWTDVQRKHLLNSLLTRCTKLQLKFCRDLLIETVSVSRVDFTAVLPRFLSLYVMSFLPPRDLCSAAQVSWHWRVLAEQDCLWAGRCIRRGWFLPYTPGGKEFGAWKNHYISCVSTLDWLTPREAAEVYGTLNQQNMSGTEEEEERRKERRIRQRVREKLQEEKRQSMQTRRPWGCSGRLEGARGGGSQQVRPSSGTTLNSWPSLSWPPRTVESSSLHLSLVTEPYLTVTQCLERVQTSSVDGERLHKARGQLSSYTCRPALSHSPRHHTCPALLLLISNRIPAYEMLLSGVRAKVTVVLFDHRGTLSALLAQAERAISGQPVQRLGLLAPGGTQEVHLLLGTSLSETTLLTPDHREFWEKLCGWVAPTQEGGGIDIFCPLAASVSGVALVRNLSTLTGLEVWTPVGLATGSFQGILSEWAAADVSTGLSEQQTACPPQQYVCSSVLQSWCRQAQWMEEALREMRSSLEPRLQEVGLQARGRALGFCLWELICLEELCVSKELSEALTEGLTALTRQNETRPVEFLSIFLTRWSKEKERQGSSGEDKQPTVDDLSLAQHGSRSCSSPTPELPLTVLDWRAAAARELQHSECLYLGRLSAVLKAYEEPLTAALNSNRAIVSYTDVQIIFSSLKQILQLNRVFHADLQTRLQQWDVHQCVGDVFLKLCSKLKVYTNYVNNYITALNTIDKCREAKPAFRAFLKRADRTLATHMLSLQELLLCPVWRIQEYVTLLQALSLHTQPHHPDHTHLCSALSMMLQFCHFIKKVKDNSKADSLIQETQQMIKGCPKLNEGNRQLVIIQKAVLLRSNNEQIPDSLRTYEQVSDVGLFLFNDALVLTWRHVHHTPFTLSHQSSHAFLASVALTSLDVREIMHTRYVCHAFVLEGPCRSWICATEQDEEREHFLSVLRSAINAALMGPQ